A single window of Microbacterium oryzae DNA harbors:
- a CDS encoding RtcB family protein produces MERLSDRLLSWASLIDEQTVAQARTSSQMPFIHPHLALMPDAHLGLGATVGSVIPTRGAIMPAAVGVDIGCGMIAVRTPFMRADLTGRDLGDLRRRIERAVPLSAGHANHKVTATAAPRVAELERLAAEAGFDPAARAKGWRLQLGSLGSGNHFIEVSVDETDAVWMFLHSGSRGVGNRIAQHHIAIAQRVCRDARIDLPNRDLAYLEEGSDEFAQYIRELRWAQRFALLNREEMMDRVAEQLGRFLGTEVEELERINCHHNFTESEMHFGERVWVSRKGAILADAGRPGLIPGSMGTASYIVEGKGNALSLNSSPHGAGREYSRSAARRTFTREQLREAMAGIEYRDTDAFLDEIPQAYKPIDRVMADAADLVTVRHTLRQLVNVKGD; encoded by the coding sequence ATGGAGAGGCTGTCGGATCGTCTGCTGTCGTGGGCGAGCCTGATCGACGAGCAGACCGTCGCGCAGGCGCGCACGTCGTCGCAGATGCCGTTCATCCACCCGCATCTGGCGCTCATGCCCGACGCCCATCTCGGACTCGGCGCGACCGTCGGCTCGGTCATCCCCACGCGCGGCGCCATCATGCCGGCCGCCGTCGGCGTCGACATCGGCTGCGGCATGATCGCCGTGCGCACGCCGTTCATGCGCGCCGATCTCACCGGGCGCGACCTCGGCGACCTGCGTCGACGGATCGAGCGCGCGGTTCCGCTCTCCGCCGGGCACGCCAATCACAAGGTCACCGCCACCGCCGCGCCCCGCGTCGCCGAGCTCGAGCGGCTGGCGGCCGAGGCGGGGTTCGATCCCGCGGCACGGGCGAAGGGCTGGCGCCTGCAGCTGGGTTCCCTCGGCAGCGGCAACCACTTCATCGAGGTGTCCGTCGACGAGACGGACGCGGTGTGGATGTTCCTGCACTCCGGCTCGCGCGGCGTGGGCAATCGCATCGCGCAGCACCACATCGCCATCGCGCAGCGCGTGTGCCGCGACGCGCGGATCGACCTGCCGAACCGCGACCTCGCCTACCTCGAGGAGGGCAGCGACGAGTTCGCGCAGTACATCCGCGAGCTGCGGTGGGCCCAGCGCTTCGCGCTGCTCAACCGCGAGGAGATGATGGACCGCGTCGCCGAGCAGCTGGGGCGCTTCCTCGGCACCGAGGTCGAGGAGCTCGAGCGCATCAACTGCCACCACAACTTCACGGAGTCGGAGATGCACTTCGGCGAGCGCGTGTGGGTGTCGCGGAAGGGCGCGATCCTCGCCGATGCGGGCCGCCCCGGGCTCATCCCCGGCTCGATGGGGACGGCGTCGTACATCGTCGAGGGGAAGGGCAACGCGCTGTCGCTGAACTCCTCGCCCCATGGCGCCGGACGGGAGTACTCCCGATCCGCCGCCCGCCGCACCTTCACGCGCGAGCAGCTGCGCGAGGCGATGGCCGGCATCGAGTACCGCGACACCGACGCGTTCCTCGACGAGATCCCGCAGGCCTACAAGCCCATCGACCGCGTGATGGCCGACGCGGCCGACCTCGTGACCGTGCGGCACACCCTGCGGCAGCTCGTCAACGTGAAGGGCGACTGA
- a CDS encoding Gfo/Idh/MocA family protein → MSSPETNPASSATTGGWAVLGPGQIARRFLADLSSTGGGIVAVGSSDPGRARVFADEAEASGDADVFAGSYEEALADPRVRAVYVSAVHTAHPDLVSAAIRAGKAVLCEKPLSVNEATTAALVSEARGAAVPLVEAYMYRFHPQTRAVLDLIRDGAIGRVLHIDAAFAFAMPEREGRLFDPAVAGGGILDVGGYPVTMAAAIVDAAEGMHAAEPLVFSAAGVVGPTGVDEWAVARATYRGGITATLSTGVRVNAPNDVTVLGEQGRIRIADPWTPTGATTIEVATADDGAQVIEIDPAPAYALEARAVLAALADGTGEAAEMTHAETLATVRTLDRWRSALGVRFPFETE, encoded by the coding sequence ATGAGCTCTCCCGAGACGAACCCGGCTTCGAGCGCGACGACGGGCGGATGGGCCGTGCTCGGCCCGGGGCAGATCGCACGGCGGTTCCTGGCCGATCTCTCCTCGACCGGCGGCGGGATCGTCGCGGTCGGCAGCTCCGACCCGGGGCGGGCGCGCGTGTTCGCGGACGAGGCGGAGGCGAGCGGTGACGCCGACGTCTTCGCCGGCTCATACGAGGAGGCGCTCGCCGATCCGCGCGTGCGCGCGGTCTACGTCTCCGCCGTGCACACGGCCCATCCCGATCTCGTGAGCGCGGCCATCCGCGCCGGCAAGGCCGTGCTGTGCGAGAAGCCGCTGTCGGTGAACGAGGCCACCACCGCCGCCCTCGTCAGCGAGGCTCGCGGCGCGGCCGTGCCGCTCGTCGAGGCGTACATGTACCGGTTCCACCCGCAGACCCGCGCGGTGCTCGATCTCATCCGCGACGGCGCGATCGGGCGGGTGCTCCACATCGACGCGGCGTTCGCGTTCGCGATGCCCGAGCGCGAGGGGCGGCTGTTCGACCCCGCCGTGGCGGGCGGCGGCATTCTCGACGTCGGCGGCTACCCGGTGACGATGGCGGCGGCGATCGTCGACGCAGCGGAGGGCATGCATGCCGCGGAGCCGCTCGTCTTCTCGGCCGCCGGCGTCGTCGGCCCGACCGGGGTCGACGAATGGGCGGTCGCCCGCGCGACCTACCGCGGCGGCATCACCGCGACCCTCTCGACGGGCGTGCGCGTGAACGCGCCGAACGACGTGACGGTCCTCGGCGAGCAGGGGCGCATCCGCATCGCCGACCCGTGGACGCCGACGGGCGCGACGACCATCGAGGTCGCCACTGCGGATGACGGTGCCCAGGTCATCGAGATCGATCCGGCCCCCGCCTACGCCCTCGAGGCGCGCGCGGTGCTCGCCGCGCTGGCGGACGGCACCGGCGAGGCGGCCGAGATGACGCACGCGGAGACTCTCGCGACCGTGCGGACGCTCGACCGGTGGCGCTCGGCGCTCGGCGTGCGCTTCCCGTTCGAGACGGAGTAG
- a CDS encoding YaeQ family protein → MAIGAMIHTFTVQLADVDRGVYDELNLRVARHPSETDAYMLTRVLAYCLEYEEGIAFGEGISSTDEPAVIVRDLTGAITAWIEVGAPDAERLHYASKLAERTAVYTHRDPARLLAAWAGKTIHRAEDIVLRSFDPGFIDDATAAIERRNTMSVSVTEGHLYLELNGANVSTAIHEVPARASD, encoded by the coding sequence ATGGCGATCGGCGCGATGATCCACACCTTCACGGTGCAGCTGGCCGACGTCGATCGCGGCGTCTACGACGAGCTGAACCTGCGCGTCGCGCGGCATCCGTCGGAGACCGACGCCTACATGCTGACCCGCGTGCTCGCGTACTGCCTCGAGTACGAGGAGGGGATCGCGTTCGGCGAGGGGATCTCGTCGACGGACGAGCCCGCCGTCATCGTCCGCGACCTCACCGGCGCGATCACCGCGTGGATCGAGGTCGGCGCTCCCGACGCCGAGCGCCTCCACTACGCGAGCAAGCTCGCTGAGCGCACCGCGGTCTACACACACCGCGACCCGGCGCGGCTGCTCGCCGCGTGGGCGGGAAAGACGATCCACCGCGCCGAGGACATCGTGCTGCGGAGCTTCGACCCCGGCTTCATCGACGACGCCACCGCGGCCATCGAGCGTCGCAATACGATGTCCGTCTCGGTGACCGAGGGCCATCTCTATCTCGAGCTGAACGGTGCGAACGTCAGCACGGCCATCCACGAGGTGCCGGCGCGCGCGAGCGACTGA
- a CDS encoding APC family permease yields the protein MTQDTAPDTKLRRGITGPLLFAFILGDVLGAGIYALMGVLAGDVGGALWAPLLVALLLALLTAGSYAELVTKYPKAGGAAVFAERAFRSPIVSFLVGFSMLAAGVVSAAGLALAFAGDYFSTFIDLPAPLVAVVFLAVVAALNARGIRESMGANLVMTIIELSGLVIVVAAGALILGGGAGDVSRVTQLPEGTSAASAVLAGAIVAYYSFVGFETSANVIEEVKNPRRDYPRALFGSLLTAGVVYILVGLASSIALPADELTKSSGPLLEVVEASGMAIPSWLFSLIALVAVANGALLTMIMASRLTYGMGEQGLLPAVFAKVLPQRKTPWVAILVTTLIAMLLTLLGDLALLAETVVLLLLFVFLSANISVLVLRRDKVEHEHFRVWTFVPVLGIASCILLLTQQDGRVWLFGAIAIAVGVVLFFIARATSKRS from the coding sequence ATGACGCAGGACACCGCCCCCGACACCAAGCTGCGAAGGGGCATCACCGGCCCGCTGCTGTTCGCGTTCATCCTCGGCGACGTGCTCGGCGCCGGCATCTACGCCCTCATGGGCGTGCTGGCCGGCGACGTGGGCGGGGCGCTCTGGGCGCCGCTGCTGGTCGCCCTGCTGCTGGCCCTGCTCACCGCCGGGTCGTACGCGGAGCTCGTCACGAAGTACCCCAAGGCGGGCGGCGCGGCGGTGTTCGCCGAGCGCGCGTTCCGCAGCCCGATCGTGTCGTTCCTCGTCGGGTTCTCGATGCTCGCCGCGGGCGTCGTGAGTGCGGCCGGGCTCGCGCTCGCCTTCGCCGGCGACTACTTCAGCACCTTCATCGATCTGCCCGCACCGCTCGTGGCGGTCGTGTTCCTCGCGGTGGTCGCGGCTCTCAACGCCCGCGGCATCCGCGAGTCGATGGGCGCGAACCTCGTCATGACGATCATCGAGCTCAGCGGTCTCGTCATCGTCGTCGCGGCCGGCGCGCTGATCCTCGGCGGCGGCGCGGGCGACGTGTCGCGCGTGACGCAGCTGCCGGAGGGCACGTCGGCCGCGAGCGCGGTGCTCGCCGGCGCCATCGTGGCGTACTACTCGTTCGTCGGATTCGAGACGTCGGCCAACGTCATCGAGGAGGTCAAGAACCCCCGCCGCGACTACCCGCGCGCACTGTTCGGCTCGCTCCTCACCGCCGGCGTGGTCTACATCCTCGTCGGGCTCGCGAGCTCGATCGCCCTGCCCGCCGATGAGCTCACGAAGTCGAGCGGACCGCTCCTCGAGGTCGTCGAGGCGAGCGGCATGGCCATCCCGTCGTGGCTGTTCAGCCTCATCGCCCTCGTCGCCGTCGCGAACGGCGCGCTGCTCACGATGATCATGGCCAGCCGCCTCACCTACGGCATGGGCGAGCAGGGCCTCCTGCCGGCCGTGTTCGCGAAGGTGCTGCCCCAGCGCAAGACGCCGTGGGTGGCCATCCTCGTCACGACCCTCATCGCCATGCTGCTGACGCTGCTCGGTGACCTCGCGCTGCTGGCGGAGACCGTCGTGCTGCTGCTGCTGTTCGTCTTCCTGAGCGCCAACATCTCGGTGCTCGTGCTGCGCCGCGACAAGGTCGAGCACGAGCACTTCCGGGTCTGGACGTTCGTCCCCGTGCTGGGCATCGCGTCGTGCATCCTGCTCCTCACCCAGCAGGATGGCCGGGTCTGGCTGTTCGGCGCCATCGCGATCGCCGTCGGCGTGGTGCTGTTCTTCATCGCGCGCGCCACGAGCAAGCGCAGCTGA
- a CDS encoding MarR family winged helix-turn-helix transcriptional regulator produces MDERDEVRRSLETLTVALSVRSIPRVVGSLHETTLTIQQLKTLAAVVVNESATVSGLSDLFGVSLATMSKLVERLVEQGLLDRVQDGGDQRVRRLRPTDRARAAVREILGARPELGKDVLDALSLEELRALETGMRAINRELQKRGS; encoded by the coding sequence ATGGACGAGCGAGACGAGGTGCGGCGGAGCCTGGAGACGCTGACCGTCGCCCTCTCGGTCCGTTCCATTCCGCGGGTCGTGGGATCCCTGCATGAGACGACGCTCACCATCCAGCAGCTGAAGACGCTCGCCGCGGTGGTCGTGAACGAGAGCGCGACGGTCAGCGGGCTGAGCGACCTCTTCGGCGTCTCCCTCGCGACGATGTCGAAGCTGGTCGAGCGACTGGTCGAGCAGGGGCTGCTCGATCGGGTTCAGGATGGCGGTGATCAGCGGGTGCGTCGGCTCCGTCCCACGGATCGCGCACGGGCGGCGGTCCGGGAGATCCTGGGCGCACGTCCCGAGCTCGGGAAGGATGTGCTGGACGCGCTGTCGCTCGAGGAGCTGCGCGCGCTCGAGACCGGGATGCGCGCGATCAATCGCGAGCTGCAGAAGCGCGGCAGCTGA
- a CDS encoding flavin-containing monooxygenase → MTESTSIDLDAIREKYRQERDRRIRPDGAGQYRRAAGEFGYYATDPYTEREERAPKTDRVEALVIGAGFGGLLTGAFLRDAGVESIRLMDEAGDVGGTWYWNRYPGVRCDIESYVYMPLLEETGAMPTERYATGEEIRQHAIRIARHYDLYRDTLFQTRATSLVWNEDETEWEVETDRGDRFRARYVITSSGTLTQPKLPGIPGIETFRGHTFHTSRWDYGYTGGSADGDLIGLHDKRVAVIGTGATGLQVIPHLAEHAKELYVLQRTPSTVDVRDNRPTDWEWATSLQPGWQRERMENFLQVLAGEPVDESLVTDGWTKTTSLQRHILSGSVDQGVSDEERERQDEIDDALTMERIRARVDEIVTDPATAEALKPWYRYMCKRPGFSDLYLQAFNRPNVTLVDTADFHGVTGMTENAVLVGDDAYEVDCVVFATGFETGVSGVVSGTLPVAGRDGVQLLQAWGRGPRTLHGFFTHGFPNLFQLGPMQNANSVNFVHILQEQAEHIAAIIARADADDARWVEPTAEAEAGWVQTVFATARDVSAFQAECTPGYYNGEGTQAITGLTYSPGPVDFHRLLREWRAGDMSDVLVRDDDDARLRQRDLAGVAS, encoded by the coding sequence ATGACCGAGAGCACTTCGATCGACCTCGACGCGATCCGCGAGAAGTACCGGCAGGAGCGCGATCGCCGAATCCGTCCGGATGGTGCGGGCCAGTACCGCCGTGCCGCCGGCGAGTTCGGGTACTACGCCACCGATCCGTACACGGAGCGGGAGGAGCGCGCGCCGAAGACCGACCGCGTGGAGGCGCTCGTGATCGGCGCCGGCTTCGGCGGTCTGCTCACCGGCGCGTTCCTCCGCGACGCGGGCGTCGAGTCGATCCGCCTGATGGACGAGGCCGGCGACGTCGGTGGCACCTGGTATTGGAACCGCTACCCGGGCGTCCGCTGCGACATCGAGTCCTACGTCTACATGCCGCTCCTCGAGGAGACCGGCGCGATGCCCACCGAGCGCTACGCGACGGGAGAGGAGATCCGACAGCACGCCATCCGCATCGCCCGCCATTACGACCTCTATCGCGACACGCTCTTCCAGACTCGCGCCACCAGCCTCGTCTGGAACGAGGACGAGACCGAGTGGGAGGTCGAGACCGACCGCGGCGATCGCTTCCGGGCCCGCTACGTCATCACCTCCTCGGGAACGCTCACGCAGCCGAAGCTGCCGGGCATCCCGGGCATCGAGACGTTCCGCGGCCACACCTTCCACACGAGCCGCTGGGACTACGGCTACACGGGCGGCAGCGCGGACGGAGACCTGATCGGACTGCACGACAAGCGCGTCGCCGTCATCGGGACGGGTGCGACCGGGCTGCAGGTCATCCCGCACCTCGCCGAGCACGCGAAGGAGCTGTACGTCCTGCAGCGCACACCGTCGACCGTCGACGTGCGCGACAACCGTCCGACCGACTGGGAGTGGGCGACGAGCCTGCAGCCCGGATGGCAGCGCGAGCGGATGGAGAACTTCCTCCAGGTGCTGGCGGGCGAACCCGTCGACGAGTCGCTCGTGACTGACGGCTGGACGAAGACGACGAGCCTGCAGCGGCACATCCTCTCCGGCTCGGTCGACCAGGGGGTGTCGGACGAGGAGCGCGAGCGCCAGGACGAGATCGACGACGCCCTGACGATGGAGCGCATCCGCGCGCGCGTGGATGAGATCGTGACGGATCCGGCCACGGCCGAGGCTCTCAAGCCCTGGTACCGCTACATGTGCAAGCGGCCCGGCTTCAGCGACCTCTACCTGCAGGCCTTCAACCGCCCGAACGTCACGCTCGTCGACACCGCCGACTTCCACGGCGTCACGGGCATGACCGAGAACGCGGTGCTCGTCGGAGACGACGCGTACGAGGTCGACTGCGTCGTCTTCGCCACCGGATTCGAGACCGGCGTCTCGGGCGTCGTCTCCGGCACGCTTCCCGTCGCGGGTCGCGATGGCGTGCAGCTGCTGCAGGCGTGGGGCCGCGGACCGCGCACCCTCCACGGGTTCTTCACGCACGGCTTCCCGAACCTCTTCCAGCTCGGGCCGATGCAGAACGCGAACTCCGTCAACTTCGTGCACATCCTGCAGGAGCAGGCCGAGCACATCGCCGCGATCATCGCGCGCGCCGACGCCGACGACGCCCGCTGGGTGGAGCCGACAGCGGAGGCGGAGGCCGGATGGGTGCAGACGGTTTTCGCGACCGCCCGCGACGTTTCCGCGTTCCAGGCGGAGTGCACACCGGGCTACTACAACGGCGAGGGCACGCAGGCGATCACGGGATTGACCTACTCCCCCGGTCCCGTCGACTTTCATCGCCTTCTCCGAGAATGGCGAGCCGGAGACATGAGCGACGTCCTCGTGCGAGATGACGACGACGCCCGCCTCCGCCAGCGCGATCTCGCCGGGGTGGCCTCGTGA
- a CDS encoding SDR family NAD(P)-dependent oxidoreductase, with product MALTANSTIGEWLDSPVGGPLVEGLLAQTGGSAEALAPVRGLPLQQLVSLSQGQMPQSVIDGLVLEANDGIAPEEEASAGWQERITPERFAGKTIVVTGAASGIGRATASRIAREGGRVIAVDISADRLAEFQASLPEADVTVVSGDITKQESVDEIVAAAGQRIDGLANVAGINDDFSPLHETSDATWERVMGVNVTGAFKLTRAVLPAMIDAGRGAVLNVASEAGLRGNASGNAYTTSKHAVVGMTKSAAFMYGPRGIRVNAVAPGGVATGIPFPPNVSQAGSARLHPFQSQIPTVATAEELAASITFLLSDDAVNINGAILASDGGWSVQ from the coding sequence ATGGCACTCACTGCGAACTCGACCATCGGCGAGTGGCTCGACAGCCCCGTCGGCGGCCCCCTCGTCGAGGGGCTCCTCGCGCAGACCGGCGGCTCGGCGGAGGCGCTCGCGCCCGTCCGGGGCCTGCCGCTGCAGCAGCTCGTCTCGCTCAGCCAGGGGCAGATGCCCCAGAGCGTGATCGATGGACTCGTCCTCGAGGCCAACGACGGCATCGCTCCCGAGGAGGAGGCGAGCGCGGGCTGGCAGGAGCGCATCACGCCCGAGCGCTTCGCGGGTAAGACGATCGTCGTCACCGGCGCCGCATCCGGCATCGGCCGCGCCACCGCCTCGCGCATCGCCCGCGAGGGCGGCCGGGTCATCGCGGTGGACATCTCCGCCGACCGCCTCGCCGAGTTCCAGGCGTCGCTCCCCGAGGCCGACGTCACGGTCGTGTCCGGCGACATCACGAAGCAGGAGTCGGTCGACGAGATCGTCGCGGCCGCCGGCCAGCGCATCGACGGACTCGCGAACGTCGCCGGCATCAACGACGACTTCTCGCCGTTGCACGAGACGAGCGACGCGACGTGGGAGCGCGTGATGGGCGTGAACGTGACGGGCGCCTTCAAGCTCACCCGCGCCGTGCTCCCGGCGATGATCGATGCCGGCCGCGGCGCCGTCCTCAACGTCGCCAGCGAGGCCGGCCTCCGCGGCAACGCATCGGGCAACGCCTACACGACCTCGAAGCACGCCGTGGTCGGCATGACGAAGTCGGCCGCGTTCATGTACGGCCCGAGGGGCATCCGCGTCAACGCGGTGGCTCCGGGCGGCGTCGCCACGGGCATCCCCTTCCCCCCGAACGTGTCGCAGGCGGGCTCCGCGCGGCTGCACCCGTTCCAGAGCCAGATCCCCACGGTCGCGACGGCCGAGGAGCTCGCCGCGTCGATCACCTTCCTGCTCTCCGACGACGCCGTGAACATCAACGGCGCCATCCTCGCCTCCGATGGCGGATGGTCGGTGCAGTAG
- a CDS encoding transporter substrate-binding domain-containing protein — MVRGHITLAAVAALAVLLTGCSIHIPADPHGTLDRAQGGVLRVGATENPPWVEVDEGTEPTGSEVDLVDEFADGQGADVEWTTGSEAVLMDALDRGELDMVVGGFLDDTPWAEKGAVTFPYTADGPDKHVMIVRMGENRLLVTLEEFLYEEAS; from the coding sequence ATGGTGAGAGGTCACATCACGCTCGCAGCCGTCGCGGCGCTCGCCGTGCTGCTGACCGGCTGCTCGATCCACATCCCCGCCGATCCTCACGGCACGCTCGACCGTGCGCAGGGCGGCGTCCTCCGCGTCGGCGCGACCGAGAATCCGCCCTGGGTCGAGGTGGATGAGGGCACGGAGCCGACCGGCTCCGAGGTCGACCTCGTCGACGAATTCGCGGATGGCCAGGGGGCCGATGTCGAATGGACCACCGGCAGCGAGGCGGTGCTGATGGACGCCCTCGACCGCGGCGAGCTCGACATGGTCGTCGGCGGCTTCCTCGACGACACCCCGTGGGCGGAGAAGGGCGCCGTCACCTTCCCCTACACCGCGGACGGGCCCGACAAGCACGTGATGATCGTTCGGATGGGCGAGAACCGGCTCCTCGTCACCCTCGAGGAGTTCCTGTACGAGGAGGCGTCATGA
- a CDS encoding cation diffusion facilitator family transporter: MTARFGRTELPERQEQALRKAVRFEWYTLVFLAITITMVYLVMGSSQAMKAAWIEDLLSLTPPIAFLIAVRIVNRRPTEKYPYGYHRAVGVAHLVAGVALFAMGVFLIIDSASGLISAEHPPIGSIVLFGQPIWLGWLMMIAMALTIPLPIYFGKVKMRLARDLHDKVLYADADMNKADWMTAAGSIVGVAGIGLGFWWADSAAALFIAASIVSDGVKNMRAAITDLIDTRATTFDDGRPHPVAGQVDTYLRDLSWVEKAGSRMRDQGHVFHVESFVVPRKGKTPSLTQLMEARNACVDLDWRVQDIVIVPIDELPEEVGGSDDSRQSERSR, translated from the coding sequence ATGACCGCGCGCTTCGGACGCACCGAGCTGCCCGAACGGCAGGAGCAGGCCCTGCGGAAGGCCGTCCGCTTCGAGTGGTACACGCTCGTGTTCCTCGCCATCACCATCACCATGGTCTATCTCGTGATGGGCAGCTCGCAGGCGATGAAGGCCGCGTGGATCGAGGACCTGCTCTCGCTCACACCGCCGATCGCGTTCCTGATCGCGGTGCGCATCGTCAACCGGCGACCCACCGAGAAGTACCCCTACGGCTACCACCGGGCCGTCGGCGTCGCGCACCTCGTCGCCGGCGTCGCGCTCTTCGCGATGGGCGTCTTCCTCATCATCGACTCGGCCTCCGGGCTCATCAGCGCGGAGCATCCGCCGATCGGCTCCATCGTGCTCTTCGGTCAGCCGATCTGGCTGGGGTGGCTGATGATGATCGCGATGGCGCTGACCATCCCGCTGCCGATCTACTTCGGCAAGGTGAAGATGCGGCTCGCTCGCGACCTGCACGACAAGGTGCTGTATGCCGACGCCGACATGAACAAGGCCGACTGGATGACCGCGGCCGGGTCGATCGTCGGCGTCGCGGGGATCGGGCTGGGGTTCTGGTGGGCGGACTCCGCCGCCGCGCTCTTCATCGCCGCGAGCATCGTGTCCGACGGCGTCAAGAACATGCGGGCGGCCATCACCGACCTCATCGACACGCGGGCCACGACCTTCGACGACGGGAGGCCCCATCCCGTCGCCGGCCAGGTGGACACCTACCTGCGCGATCTGTCCTGGGTGGAGAAGGCCGGCAGCCGCATGCGGGACCAGGGCCACGTCTTCCACGTCGAATCGTTCGTCGTGCCGCGGAAGGGCAAGACGCCGAGCCTCACTCAGCTCATGGAGGCGCGGAACGCCTGCGTTGATCTGGACTGGCGCGTGCAGGACATCGTGATCGTCCCCATCGACGAGCTGCCGGAGGAGGTCGGCGGCTCCGACGACTCCCGCCAGTCCGAGCGCAGTCGCTGA
- a CDS encoding glycerophosphodiester phosphodiesterase family protein — MGSIERSSEQQGVRALLLPLVQLPPRLWALLIAVHLGIAAILPPIVRALFEGALHGAGLRALTDQNLLVLAGSPASLALLAAAGALIAAASIGWAVLAFVVAERRLAGEASRGSMWPRLRVAASTRRAWPLAIGMAVAGPLAGITVFAPASAVLAVPPFIGREFLKDVLSGALWSGIMGALLVVTAAAILALPALMLTLWPKTPRDERWEGRNHERRTAIALVVVAVVVALLPKVAAFLLETGQSGLRKEPETFAGQAILAWVLYQLVSVFAAQAIALLVVARARLAAGLDASAAEPAPVRWRRVRIRVVAVTGVLALVGTGALTAGASQATSALPQDPLLIAHRGYDNGGPENTIAALEAAAEFDPDYVEVDVQQTADGDYVASHDVNLTVLAGRNENIYEMSTAEVLRTTVSMHGRTDTIPTMTEYVERARELGIPLMIELKITGHETRDPVDELLAELDAIGGTKGNIFHSLDRASVEKLKQLRPDLRVGLTIAINVGNLPDVGNDFYVVEQASITPEMIDWSHAHGLPIYAWTVNDRMAMDALLAAGIDGLVTDQLDEAEPLLSGASG, encoded by the coding sequence ATGGGAAGCATCGAGCGAAGTTCCGAGCAGCAGGGCGTTCGCGCGCTGCTGCTTCCGCTCGTGCAGCTGCCGCCGAGGCTCTGGGCGCTGCTCATCGCCGTCCACCTCGGCATCGCGGCGATCCTCCCGCCGATCGTCCGAGCGCTGTTCGAAGGCGCCCTGCACGGCGCGGGCCTGCGTGCGCTGACGGACCAGAATCTGCTCGTCCTCGCCGGTTCCCCCGCCTCGCTCGCCCTGCTGGCAGCGGCCGGTGCGCTCATCGCGGCGGCCTCGATCGGATGGGCCGTGCTCGCCTTCGTCGTCGCCGAGCGGCGGCTGGCGGGGGAGGCATCGCGCGGCAGCATGTGGCCGCGGCTCCGCGTCGCGGCGAGCACCCGTCGCGCGTGGCCCCTCGCCATCGGGATGGCCGTGGCCGGTCCGCTCGCGGGCATCACCGTCTTCGCCCCCGCCAGTGCCGTGCTCGCGGTGCCGCCGTTCATCGGGCGCGAATTCCTCAAGGACGTCCTGAGCGGCGCCCTCTGGTCTGGCATCATGGGCGCGCTTCTCGTCGTCACAGCCGCCGCCATCCTCGCCCTTCCGGCGCTGATGCTGACGCTGTGGCCGAAGACGCCGCGCGATGAGCGCTGGGAGGGGCGAAATCACGAGCGCCGCACAGCGATCGCCCTCGTCGTGGTGGCCGTCGTGGTCGCTCTCCTGCCGAAGGTCGCGGCCTTCCTGCTGGAGACCGGACAGAGCGGGCTCCGCAAGGAGCCGGAGACCTTCGCGGGGCAGGCCATCCTCGCGTGGGTGCTCTACCAGCTCGTCAGCGTGTTCGCCGCGCAGGCCATCGCCCTCCTCGTCGTCGCCCGCGCTCGCCTGGCCGCTGGGCTCGACGCCTCGGCCGCCGAGCCGGCGCCGGTCCGGTGGCGCCGCGTGCGGATCCGGGTGGTCGCCGTGACCGGAGTCCTCGCCCTCGTCGGGACCGGTGCGCTGACGGCAGGGGCGTCGCAGGCGACATCGGCGCTGCCCCAGGACCCGCTCCTCATCGCGCACCGCGGCTACGACAACGGCGGCCCCGAGAACACGATCGCGGCGCTGGAGGCGGCGGCGGAGTTCGACCCCGACTACGTCGAGGTCGACGTGCAGCAGACCGCAGACGGCGACTACGTGGCGAGCCACGACGTGAACCTCACGGTGCTCGCCGGACGCAACGAGAACATCTACGAGATGAGCACCGCCGAGGTCCTGCGGACCACGGTCAGCATGCACGGCCGCACCGACACCATCCCCACGATGACCGAGTATGTGGAGCGCGCGCGCGAGCTCGGCATCCCGCTCATGATCGAGCTGAAGATCACCGGCCACGAGACGCGCGACCCCGTCGATGAACTGCTCGCGGAGCTCGATGCGATCGGCGGGACGAAGGGCAACATCTTCCACTCGCTCGACCGCGCGTCTGTGGAGAAGCTCAAGCAGCTGCGCCCCGATCTGCGCGTCGGCCTCACCATCGCGATCAACGTCGGGAACCTCCCCGACGTCGGCAACGACTTCTACGTCGTCGAGCAGGCGTCCATCACACCCGAGATGATCGACTGGTCGCACGCGCACGGGCTGCCGATCTACGCGTGGACCGTGAACGACAGGATGGCCATGGACGCGCTGCTGGCCGCGGGGATCGACGGTCTCGTGACCGACCAGCTCGACGAGGCCGAGCCGCTCCTCTCCGGCGCGAGCGGCTGA